The Desulfomonilia bacterium DNA window AAGGCAGTCGATAAATCCATGACAATCAGCGATATCCGGCTGATGGAAAAATCCGGCGGCAAGAGCGGAAATTACAAACGACGCTGAACTTATCAAACAGTAATTACTGTCAGAATAAAATTTGAGAAGAACTACCCGCCGAGTCTGGCTGAAAACAATTTAGACCCGATATGCCCCAGCACGATCTGGCATCCAAGGCAAAGGATAAGCAGTATTATAACTGCGGCAGCGGCATTTGCCTGAAAACCGAAGAGGAATACGATCACTGCAATAGCGCAGGTTATCACGAAGAAAAGGCCTGCGAAAATCATCTTTGTTTTCAGAGCCGGCGTAGTCAATTTTTTAAATCGTACTTTCGCGTCAATCAGACCTGTCAGGATAGCAGGCAAAGAAAATACAGGCAGAAGAAGAGACAGCACTCTGGCACTAATAAGGAAGTTTCTGCCAAAGATTTGCCCTAGAATAATGCCCAAAATGATAAATGGTATCAGAACGACAACAAAAGCCTGGGGAAAATGAACAGCGATGGGATGCATGTGAAGATTAAGAATAAAGGCCCTTTTCGGGGAGATATTCTCCTTGTAGGGTTCAAAAACCGTTTTCGGTAATCCGCAGGCAGGGCAGACATCTTTCAGCTTGTCCCCACCAATGATATATCCGCAGGCCCTGCATCTCAACAAAGTGCGTTCCATAATTATTCCTGAATAAAAAAAACCCGGTTTTGGAATGAAGTCTATACCCTTCACTCAGATTTACCGTATGCCGCAGTCATTATGGATTTACAACTGATTTTTCAACAGCATCGGCTACCTTATTATATTTCTCATGTATCATGTTCCTGTCGAACTCATAAAACCCGGAAAGCATGGCATCCTGTTCATCTTTTGAAAAATATTCCATTACCGGAAAGAAAAAGTGCTTGTCCTCTTTTTCTATATGTCCGGGATAAAATTCCGTAAGCGTTTTGAGACAATCAGTCATTTCAGTAAGCGACCCTGCATTGCCATTTAAAAAGTCTTCTTTGGCCTTGACCAGCCTGCCGACTGTTTTTCTTGCAAAGACATGCTCTTCTATTAATTCATTCATGATGCGTTCATGTTCGGCCGACAGGGGCTTCTTTTTCATGTCCCTGAAAAGGATGTCCTCTTCTTTTCCGTGATGCGTACGGTCTGCATAAATCCGTATGAAATCAACGATCGTATCAACCAGAACCGGATCAAAACCTGAATCGATTCGTGCAGTCATTTTCTCAACGGAACGAAGCATACGCTCAATCAGCCTGTGTTCCCACATTAATGGTCCGATCGGCTTCATTTTACAACCATCTTGACTGTTTTGCTTCCATACATATTGCAGGTCGCCGTTACTTCAAACTCATCACCAATTC harbors:
- a CDS encoding rubrerythrin; this translates as MERTLLRCRACGYIIGGDKLKDVCPACGLPKTVFEPYKENISPKRAFILNLHMHPIAVHFPQAFVVVLIPFIILGIILGQIFGRNFLISARVLSLLLPVFSLPAILTGLIDAKVRFKKLTTPALKTKMIFAGLFFVITCAIAVIVFLFGFQANAAAAVIILLILCLGCQIVLGHIGSKLFSARLGG
- a CDS encoding hemerythrin domain-containing protein, with amino-acid sequence MKPIGPLMWEHRLIERMLRSVEKMTARIDSGFDPVLVDTIVDFIRIYADRTHHGKEEDILFRDMKKKPLSAEHERIMNELIEEHVFARKTVGRLVKAKEDFLNGNAGSLTEMTDCLKTLTEFYPGHIEKEDKHFFFPVMEYFSKDEQDAMLSGFYEFDRNMIHEKYNKVADAVEKSVVNP